GACTTCCCTTTACTCTAGAAGCGACATCATTTCTCAGCTTTTTTGTATCATTTCTTTCTGTATTCCTATACCCGTGAGATTATCAGCCGCCAGTAAACCATATCTCGCATCAAGATAAGCACTTGACCACATGACAGGCATTTTGGTGACTCACCAGTGCTACAAAGCGAAGCACTGATATGAGATGTGTTATGCCGCTTCAGATGCGTCACCGATGCAAGATAACAATCGCAACATTCACTATCGAAGAAAAAGGGCCCGTGAACAATAGAGAAAGATGACAAGTGTAGTGATGCGACCATCACTTACAGAACGTTTTGGATTATTACTGTTCCtctgtcagcacagttcccagATCAGTCGTTCATCATTCTTGAGAACATATTGTCCCGAATTACGCAAGAAATTTTAGCTGTCGTCAATATTACATCTAGTCATTTGACAACGAAAAACGGCCCTCCAGTTCAAGCGAAGCAGTAGCCATCTCAAGTAGCTCGTGTTTACGTTTTGCGTATCAAATTCATTGAACGCCTTTCGATATTGTTGTGATACAAAACGATTCTAAATATCGAACAGAAAGCTTTATTCAACATTAGAACATGTCTTCCAGACAGaaagaaataaatgaaagaaaataATGGGCCTACGATACAGTGGCTACGTACGATGGCATTAGCCAGCGCCAAGCCAGAAGCCATGCCGAAACGGCCGAAAGTGAAAATGGCTGACCGCGGTAAGTTCAAAATGTAATTATGTGACACTCATAGAAGCTTGCAATATTTTACTGCTTCGAACTACCCACTGCTCATGTACAGTATCTATTAAATGTTATTCAGATGGAACTAGCATATCAGCAACCAAATTAAACGCGGTTggacagtgctggacaaaagatGCATAATGATATCCCCGAGTCTAGGAACACGAAAAAGGGTTATGTCGGTGTTAGCATTATGCGTCAGCATAATCAGCTCGCTTTATTCTTCACCATCCTTTCTGAACAAAGGTCTGCGAAACCCGaggcggtgtattttctccacagcgcgacaccctagcggcaggcGGAAGCGAACTccttcactcgttcagaggggaaGGGAGGAGAGGAGTTCGCCAACAATCCAATTAATCCAATCCACCACTATCATGCGATCAAGTTCAGGTACACCCTGTCACACCAGGGCGTGCTCCACAAGTATAGTCACGCACAAGTGATGCCTCAGACGTATAAAACATaccgataccgaaactaccgcggtgCGTCGCAACCctcccctctgaacgagtgaactcgcccgcttctgcccgccgctagggtgtcgtgcgttccgtaaacttttgtccagcattgTACAAAGTGGACATTGATTTCTAGCGAGACGTCTGGTTTCATTGATTATTTCGTAATTAGGCTCCCGACGTATTAGGTATCCCTAATACATAATTCATTAAGGCGGACAGCATTGTCGCAGAAGGTCCCTTCGCAGAAGACGCAATGGTGCAATTTAATGCACTGAAGGTCTCGACAGGAACCCTGTGTCTTATTGGGTTTCTGTATCAGTCTGCCCGAGTGATACAGGATTATCTGCAGTATCATTTTAGTGTCGTCCACGCTGAAACGTTACAAAATGGCATCGAATTTCCAGCAGTTACTGTCTGCGTCGATTCCTGGTACGCATACCGCAAAAAGTGTCagcgtccgtccgtccgtccgtccgtccgtcctgtaacgttttcttcttttcatctGACAGGATGAGCGCCGAAAGCCTGTGTCAATTCAGACCAGGAAACTGCTCTAAGCGACATATGGTGAGTGAACATTTTATCTTATCAGTCACGATCTCATAATCTTCCAAAACATATTCCAGATGATCACATACGGTGTGTTCCATCCCAGTTATGATCCGGAGCTTCGTGACAACGGTGCCTACAAACCTCGCGAAATATTTAACTGTTCTATGACGTCTCCAGACCCAATGTGCAAACCGTTCAATTGCCTGGGCAGGTCCGTGATTCCCTTTGACGCCGTAGTATAAATATTTCTACTGGTGTCGCTGAAGTTGATGTACTTTTGCCGCGACCTGCTAGATTAGTAGGTTGTGACTTGTAACCAAACTCTACGCAGCATCAAGACTACATACTACAGACCTCCAACCCAACTTTGCTATACTATAAATCCTTCAGATGTGGCAAAGTTTCAAGAATGTCCAACGCCGTGGAATTGGGGTAAGCAGTTCAGGAAGCCAGTATGGTGTTCTGCACTAGTGGATTGGAGTCGAATATTACGCAggatgtttcacctaaagtgataaaaaaaattctaaccGGCGACGTACTCGAAGGACGATTGTGACACTTTCGCCAACTACCTTCCGGAATATTTTGCCGCCacttaggaaggctttggacaatttttaatttagggaaatttatttttttcaatcgaactttgaaaattgcaaagcgaacctcacttctttttttttttttctacagaaATATGAAAACCTCCGCGGAAAactgcagacccaacaaaaactatgcacagtatagcaACAGCGTGAGCAAGATCCATTATACGAACCCATAGCTTGTCTTTGACACTGTCTGTGAAACTGCAGTTTTCATCtggacagcatttcaaactccACACATTTGGATGAACGTTTGAAATGTTTCGCCcgtaaaaacaaaaataaaaataaaaaaggaaaatgaaaataaaagaaataataGAAAAATAAGGCCTTGCCTTATTTTTCTAGATagaatagatagatagataaatATTAGATAAATAGATTAGATAAATAGATTTATAGATATAGAATAGATTAAATAAATAGATTTATAGATTAGATAAGATAGATATAGAATAGATTAGATAAATAGATTtatagattagattagatagaTATAGAATAGATTAGATAAATAGATAATTAGATAAATAGATGGAtagataaataataataaaaaaaggtaACTTGCCTGCTGTAAAAATATCATGCTAGTTTGTTTAGTTTGAGACGTCGAGTACGACGAAAGTATTAGATGCAACGAAGCATGTAATACGACCTAATTGTTGCAGAATTGAACTTCCGTGTCACGTGGAACCCGAAACATACGATGCTGTTTTTCGACACTCGTTCCCTGCCGATAATAATCCATAGTCGATCCATTTGCCCGCCGGAGAAACTTTCAGCTGTCACCCTACAACCCGGGAAGTCCTACATCTTGGCTGTCAAACAGGTATAAGCTTCACTCTTATAAGTCAAATAATATCGGTTTAGAACCGGCGGCCTCTTGGGTGCTCTTCTCTGGCTTTGCCTTCCCACTAAAGAAGGGGAAAATGTGAATGCTTCGTAATATCGACCAGGTGGTTCATTTGAGCCCGTAGACATTGACGCAACGGAACGATTAAATCGAAAGTGATGCATGTTGAACACCGTCTAGAAGGCACGACATGAACATGGTGATGACATGAAACAGGTGATAGCACTCTTTGGCTTCGATAGGTCAATCATATATGCATGGGGATATGATTAGCAATATTTTTCTGTTGttgatttatttttttattcttttgcaAGATCATTTCTTATGCTGAGACTGAGGATTGATGACGCTAATCCTAGCATCGCGCGTGCCTCGTATAATTTAGGGGGGATATGGGTTCGAAGTTACCTATAGGTAACTTCGAACCCATATCCCCCCTAAATCAAGAGGGATCAAACAAGAGGGATCTCCTATAGGAGATCCCTCTTGTTCCAAAGGATGTTAATGTGATTGCGAACATTCATGAGCTTGTCGACAGTGCGGGCATAAAGTAACTGAAATTGTTAAGGTAAAGTACAAAGTAGTGCTGGGAAGTTTACTTTAACGTGCTTGGCAACAGTCAAGTACTTGCAAGTAACGTACTTGCAACTGAGTTTGGGCAGTAATCCAGACAAGTTGGTACATCTTGAAGAGGGGAAAACTTGCAACTCACGTGCAACTGCAAAACATGGGACTAAGGAAGAGTGTGTGCATGCGTCTCTTCGTTAGtccagttttttttgtttttttttcactgtgttTTTTGTAATCTACATTGCAACGTTAGTTTGCATAGCGCCACGTGCCACCGTCTGGTGGTGACAAAATTTGACACACGCTGTTTTCATTGGCTAAATGCCAATGTCagcattttttgcaaatgtcaGTTCTGAATCACGTTTACAGCTGCTAAAACAACCAGCTATGCTAGTGGAAAGTGCTTTTATTTTCCCCGATTTAATCATCCTTGCATCTCTCGGTATACTACGAAAGAAGAGGACAGCAACCAATTTTCTTGTTCAAAAATACTGCTTCTAGACGCAAAACTTACTTTAtattttcctcttcttttttttttctttgcatttcCAGTCGCATATGtaagtacttgatgggaaagcaCTAGACAAAAGTAGATACAGGGTGCACGATTGGAAACgcacttaaagtaaagtaccagtTCCCAGAGATTATACTTAAAGAAGTACTTGattacttggtacttcaagtactgcccatcattGTGGCAACATCTGTGCGTTAACGCAACCATGTATTTCTTTCACTTCAGCAACAGATAGAACGGCTTCCCACTCCGTACAAGTCCCATTGCACGGACTATTTCGCACACGGATATTTTCAAGAGTTCCAGGGATACCTCACGTACGATGTAAGCAGTCTTCCGACCACAGGCGAGAATAGCTACACACAACGGTTGCCAAGACTAAAACAGCGTCGACCACTGGCCGGAGCAAAACGGTAGCTTTCGATCGGGCCGGTGGTATTATATTGGTTACCCTTTGTGGTGCTAATAGCAAACTAGTACTTTGCAGATGGTAGTGGTCACAAAAATCGCACATTCATAGCGGTATATGTACACGCCTAACAATGTACTTGTCGTCCGCATCTAAATTTCCCGCTCTCCTCCTTTTGtcctttccttctgcatgtcaCGTTTAATACGGGGTTTGTCTgataaaagatgaaagtcactgaaaaggttagccagctgtaggactcgaacccacatcttctgggttaccggtccagggctctaccaattgcgctaagctaacacgccttctcagccacttccagggtgcgtcatctgaagggacaaaccagtcactctctctcactcatcctcctttcactcttacatttttgcacactcacacacacattcatacgacgggatcgacgcaggcggcaactgatgaacatgaaagaactgaactgaactttCATGCTCTTTCTTGTCTGATAACGCTCGCAAGAAATTTAAATAAGACTCGagacaaatggctatcagtctgcaaagtttgatgCAGGATAAAcgcagtcttctatttttacgatgcgatcgaaatgtgtagcTTTTGTTAGACTTAACCCTCGTAGACTAAGATTACAAGGTACACTAATGTACACTCTACACCTGCTATATCCAGACCTGCATGCAGCAATGTGAAATGCAGTTGGAGATGGACATTTGTAGTTGTGTGCGGCCTGCACATGAGTTTTCCGGGTCCTTCGGCTTCAAGATGTGCAAGATTCAAGAGTCGGGTAAGCATACGTTGAAGTTGTTGGTGCCTTACGTAAAGGCTGGCTGGAGTTTTGCGTGACGTTatgctcctgtaaagcgtgctttgcctgcaacGTTCGGGAGTGCTACAGTGAAGAGCACTTGCTGATCGTGCTCTATGTACCGCGATTGCCAGTATAACCGTAGCTTTACCTTGCCGGAAGGGGGGCGTCTGATGCCCTTCGAGAGGCTGCGTGACATTATCTCCTACGCAGTAAAAATGCATTATATGCCACTATCTGTGCAGACGCGTGCTACCGTCAATTGAACGAAAGTGGCAAGTACCAAAGCTGCGAGGGGCGATGTGGACTACCCTGCAAGTACGCACCCTGGGTATTTGAAATATATTATTTGTGTACTCTTACGAtgcctttgttttttttttaaagggaaACTGTCTACGACGTCAGAGTGGCCAACGTTGCTGAAGAGCCGACCACGGCAAGCATGTAAGATACGGAAAAGTCACGAAATTGCGGgtagattgaaaagaaaaaaaaataaaaataaaaataaaaataacggGGTACGTACACTTTCTCTCCACGTCATTTACACTTTTACTCCATCTAGGAACACCTTTGCTGTAGCAGTGAAGTTTCGCTCAGATATCCTCGACCTGGTGCAGTACGAGCCGGTTTTTACAGTGAGTGGTAGAAATCACCTTCTTTATTCGTATACTAACAGTGAGCCCCCGAATGTTTGACAAAAATGGAGACGATAGAACTTTATGGATACCTCAGCGGCTACCTTGGGATCTGGTTCGGTTTCTCGTTCGCGGCGTCACTTCTACAAGGGCAACGCTACGTGGAAAAATTATTGAGAGACATCGTGGACGTGTAAGTGCTGTCACATTGCAGGTCTGAGATATATATcgggcgtttttttttaaatttacgtattttttataataaaattgTGAGAGCTACCTAGatgcgttttttctttttcacgggtGAGACAAGTGGATGATCTTGCCGAAAGctgtaactactggacgactcattacctaaaatgcattaattaatttatatgttttcggggaaatgcgagatagcagaagtGGGCACACTCATTATccactcttttttttaaatatcctaaAGCGAGAAGTACTTCGAGATATAAATTGTTTTTAAATATTATCTTAATTAATATTTAAATGCAATTAAGTAATATCTCTGCTACACCGGCAGTCTCAATGAggattgaaaccaatgaccactAGACATGCACGTAGTGCCACCAAGCAGGTCTTCTCAAATACTTCTTGATCCATTGCTCCCGAACAGGTTGACATGTCACGCTTTTGGTTGGCGCTACATGCatgttcaatgaccattgactCCAATCCTCACTGAAGATTTCCTATGTAACCGCTACAAAGCGCATCCGGTTGGTGTGCGCTGTTGGTGTCCTGCCATCCTTTTGTATGCAAAGGCCCAGATTTCCCCAATCATGGCTATCTCACCTTTTGTGTACAGGTTTTCAGCTCGCACCGACGCGCCTCGGCCCCGTCCACGCAAAGTGAGCTGGAGAACGACTACAGTGAGGCCTCGGCCCATCCGGAACTAAGGATGACATACAAATACCTCTACGTACACCACATGACACACTGCATCGTCATTTCAGGTGTTATTCGTCGCACAGCCTAGCCGAGACTAGAGGAAAGACAGCTGGAGCTCGTTTCTTCGTTGGcctaaatctttttttttttactttgtctGTGCTCGTCAAATAACACAAAAAACTGCACAAAAAACCCTGGCAGACTCCTGCTTCAACCCAGCCATCCACGTGTTGTTATAAGGCACACATTTTGTCACATAATTTATGTAGTTACGTGAGCAATAAAAGTAACGACAAACACGTTGCATTTTGTACGTTCTTCATCCCACAAGAAACTACGCAAGTACGCAATACAGTTGTCACGTCGTTCTACTCCTCTGGCCTATTCCCAGTTTCACGCTGCTTCTTCTGCTTTAGTTCCGGATAGTACTCTTCGTAGTTGTAGTGGCGGAATGGAACTTGAAAAGTGATGAGCCCTGAAAGAACACCAGCATCTCAGTACCTAAGCACCAATAGCACGGACATCATACGAATGACTGAACATCGTACCCAAGTCCTTTGCCCTCATAATTTCCAGGTCGAGATAGAACTGCCTCCGGCGGCACACACCTGTCATTGCAATATGCATGTATTGTCAGTAATTATAATGTAAGTGATACTAGTAAATGAGTAGTAAATAAGGAATAGACATTTAAACAAATAAGTGTACCTGTCTTGTTTGGAGAGATAGTTTCGCCGCTGTAGGGTGATATGAACTGCTCCAACAGCTTTGTGTTCTTCGAAAGAAAATGTGACAAATCTATTTCGTAAATTCTGGGTAAGGACAGTTACAAACAGCAGCTTAAACGATCGAATGGAAGGGGTGTCTTGCCACCCCCAACACCCCTGCCATTTGGATTTTAAGAGGAAAAGGAAGGACAAACACACCCCTAGACATCACTGTGACCAAGGCACTGGTAAGGGCCTTACGTACTAAGGGGTGTCCATCAGAATAACCCGTATGGTACATTGAAAATATGTGCTTCCCCATGAAGGAAAGCATTTTTTACATTTGTTACATCCAGAACAAATATTCATGGTCTCACCCGTGTTTGTGATCACGGGTGAAGTCAGGGGTATATTTATACAGGGGCACTACTTTTGTGAAATGCCCTGTAGACATTTTTGAATTGCTAAGGCATTAATTACTACTGTTAGTTAGACATTAGTTACTACTACATACTGTGTGGTGTACAACCAGGTATTCGTCTCTACAGAGTGGACATGGGCTGCCTGTGCTGATGACTCCATTTCTCTGAAACAGAAATTTGTGATACTGACTAGTACCACTGACTACTAGTGACAATCCCTGTACTATTGTGGCACAACAGAAAAAGCTACATACTATGCACCTAGCCCTTGTTCGTCGTGGAAGTAATTGGCCCTTGAAGTTGCGTCGATAGTTCTTCCACACTGGGTCACTACCATAGGTATCTTTGTACGCTGCAAGATAATTAAAAGGTTTGTACTGAAGAGCCTGCCCCGAACGTGTCCAATGTGTCCTGATGCTCCTGATTCGTGCTGTGTAGAGCACCTATGTTGTATTATTTTGTAGCCGATTAATTGTTAACAATGGCTACCTTTGCTTTCAAGGTACCGGATGCTTGTTTCTGGAGGATGAACGACAAACTGCTTATGTTTTGGCGCAGTCTCTTCTTCAGACTCTGCGTTATTTTCTGCAGTTTCTTCTGGCCGTGTGCAATAAGGCTTAGAAAATGTCCCTATTTTCTGGAAGTCAAAGCAGGGTGTTCGTGATTAGTACAGTCTGCGTTGTgcaaaatatatttttctttaTCAATACCTGAGGGTTACATGCAAGATCATGTAGTGGTGGACATAAAATCTGTCTGTTATTACACGTGCTGCTGTGAAGTCCGAACGACGAGTTCGCCGTAGTACGGCAAATATTCGTAGAAAAGGCACTACGAAACAGGAACCTGACTTTCCACATGGCGGCCGCCATTTTGAAAGTGTGATCCGAGGAATAATTCTACATAGCCTCACTAGATATCATCAAAATATTAAGAAGAACCAACATTCATAATTTATAAATGCATTCATTTTTTTAGTAGGTGAAATTTATTTTTCTCGCTTTCATTAATCCTGCCGGACAATATGACGTCTGCGTCTGGGAACACCCAGGTCACGTGATAGCATTCCATTCGCAAGATCGTCGAGGTAGGTAACGGTTGGAGATTTTTCGCAGCAGATCAAAAATTTTAGTGATCTACCTTATTGTACGAAAAATTGCTGCTACCTTGGAAATGTGCTGAAACTGAGTCTTATTTGCCTTTCAGAGAGCCCAAGTAAAGTCAGCGTTGTGTCTCACATTCATCGTTCCGAAGAGCTCGACGGCTATACCCAGGAGAAGAATTGTTTGCTAGCTCTGGATATACTCAGAACCCCTTAAATACTACCACTACTTACAGTGTAAAACCCGCTGTCATAAAAGGAACGTCGACATTAAACAGAAAAGATAAATATACCTAGTTAttaaaaggtacgctatagttTGTATACTGCACAGTGTGGCGGAGTTGTGGAGACACAAAACCGACTTTGTGGAAGTTGGATTGTCTTTGGGGTTCCAACGTTCAACGATCGCAAGTAACCAAGTTTTCTCGAATCGGTTCCCTTATTTGTACAGTGACCTTCATCTGTAAAGCTACCATGTGGCATATGACCTCAGCTCGAAACAGACATCCAGCTTCCACAAAGTACAAATTTAATTAGTACGTTCACGAACGAATACGAAGCTTGTGGAGTAATGTAGTTCGAATCAAAAATTTATGTAACGAAGCGAGCAAATCGCGATCTTGCGTAGAACTAATATGGCGGCAATAATGGCCTTGGCGCCCAGTGATGTTGCAAAATGGCGAAGCCGCCCGCCTGCCTACTCCAGATCCAGATTAACCCTAAATGTGTGTCCTCGACTTCGCGATGTCTTGCAAACGCCGTGGCCACGCGGTGTTTATTTTATCATTGCTCGCTCATAAACAGTTGTTTAGTAAGCATTTTACTGGGAGTATGTGTAACAAGTAAGCCTAATTGGTTACTTTTGATCCATTTCAGCGCACTGCGATGTTCCGCTGGAAGAGGTAGCGTATACAGCTAGAGATCAAGCGACTGCAATGGTAAGCTTCTCACGCTGGATCGCGAAATTTACATGCTGGCTACGGGAGGTATGCCTATTGGTGATACCGAAGTTCCTCAATATTTTTAGCGTGACGCAAGCTTTCCAAGTAGTTGCGTAATGCACCAAACTACTCGTGGAACTCGTACTTTGAGTAATGGGCGCCGTTAAGGGGTCTAGGGGTGTACTTGCACCCCTCTGGCTcagactttttttgttttgtttgtgacTTTGTCAGAGCACTCAGAGGTTAATCGATCTGCATCTCAGGTTGTGTAACTTGCGGTAATTCAACGAATAGCAACATCGCAGGCACCAACAAGTAGTGGGAGCGTTCTAATGACAAACGCCACTGATAGTACTTGGAACTTATTGCACGAAAGTGAGCTGTAGAACGACACCCTGCCCCGGGGGGACTGTGCACAGACTGCCCTAGAGATCGTGCCCCTCCCTGAAAAATTGCATAGTGGCGCCCTCGCTCTGAGTGTTAACATGTACATTGTAACATCGTCTGCATTGTTTGCTGTATAAATCCACGACCTGACCATACTCGGGGGGGTTTCCAGAGCTGACAGATACGAAAAGAAGCAGGACTTGTTGCAAGCTGTGCTTCGAAGCAAAGACCCGATATGGCTTTGTTGGTTCTTTGCTCAGAAGGTTCGCGTTAGTCCCGTTATTTTGGGTTTATATATGCTACCCTGAATGTACTGAGAGTGATTTTAAGTTAACTGGACCCACGACTGCAAGCAAAAATCATCTGTTGGGAAGGACATTGTGCTCTGGCAGAGGATCCAAACCAAGTGCAAGTACGTTCGGCTGTCTACGCAGCTCTCCAGTTTCCCTCTCGGGCTGTGGAGTGACCTCATTGGTAGTCCCTGTCGTAAATActgtggggggggggcagtttaAGGTTAGTCTCAAGTAGTTTCTTCTGCGAACCCAAGAGGAATGTAGTCCGCGAACACCTGTTGATGCGGTCTTCTGAGTGGATAGACACTTTGTCACATGGTTTCCAGAAATCTTCAGTAATAGGTGTAAGCATTCCCGACCAACTTGATAGTATTGATTTGTTTCTGTAAAGGAGCCATAAATAGCGTAAATACTAAGCAATATGAATGAAGCAAATAACTATCAGGCATGGCCAGGTAAGTAAAAGCTAATGGGTAATTATGTGTAGTATGTGTAATCCTCTCTGGAATTATGCTTAATTTGAACCTGACTTCTGTTTGCATTATTAGTAGTTTGCATAGTTATTAGTTATTATTTAATATCTATTATTTCTTACTATTAATAAACTCTCGTATAATAACCTCGACAATAATAACCTCTTATTGTtatagctttcttttttttttacctgtatttacaTAAATTTGCATCAAATCTGGAAAAGTCATAGCCGTGTTACCGCTAGACTGTGATTTGACACACCATGTAACCAGATACAGTGATACAGATATCTAAGTGTCTGTGGTACTCAAATTTTTGGAGCTACAGCCAGAAAGTATCATCTTTGGCATTCAGAAACCATACTGCATTGCCTTGTAGCCCTTGCCtattttcaaatactttttgaggCAAATACCCTAAACAAGTATGGAGATAAGTACTACGTACTTTAGCAAGCCAAGCACTACTTTGGTGCCATCTATATGGGGATCTTCAGAGTATGTGGGTGAAAATGCGTGGACAGCGAAATAGGCCCTCTTTTCTAAGCTGGTGTCTTCCCCAAATAACGTACGCTGCTACTGAATCGGGTTGTAAAGAGCAGCCTCGTGAAAGACAAAATTTATTCTGAAACatatttaataaacatattgTTACACAGGGGCTGAGgctttctaaagaaaaaaaactctaCATGTGGTAATACTGTCTCACATTAAATTTCCAACGTGTGAATTTCCCACATATAAAACGTGTAATTCTGCAGAAAAATAGTGTCTTCCAACTGTGTGTTCGACTCCGACGTTGGCATTGGTGTACTAGAGGTGGGATTCCGTAACATGCGATAAATTCTATGGTGGCGTCACCACTCGAGCGAGAAGGAAACTGTAGCGGCTACAGAATCTTGCCTCTACTCCCCGTAGATATTTGTCTGCTGTCGCCGGTGACAGTTGCCCGGCACTTTCCCAAATCCACTAGATTTGGGGGTATGTAACAGGAGTGAAAGAGATGTGGGTGGTGAGTCAACTTGAATTGTCAATTAAAATGAAAATTCGAGCTTGGAGGTGGAAAGTAGCAGTTTGAATCGATCGTTATCGTGCGTGACCAAAATCTGCTGCACATCGTGCGAAAATTGATAGAACTGCAGTGTCACCGCAGACGCATATATATGAACAAAATTACAGTTTACTGTTACTGTTTATTCTCCCTCGGCTGTTCACTCTGAATTCAATGATATCGGAAGACTGATATGCCGCGTAATAAATAAGGGTAAGCACTTTTATTTAGCAGCTGCCACCTCTCAAATGGATGGGGTAGCTGCGCTGTGACAGTAGCTACAGTGACAAAATTTGCAGTGCGTCACTTGTCGTGTGTTACGAGATCCCGCCTTAGTGGATCCAAATCTagagtaaccgatttttttccTCGAAAACCAGAGGGGAGATGTTGTGATATTACTGAGAATGGGGAACCAGACATTGGGTGTGGAACTGTGGACATTGTGTGTGGTGCTGGACATCAATTATTTAACTGGACAAATTAGGCTAATTAAATGCCGATTATGGGTATTGTAGTTCATAAAATGGTAGAATATCCGTGTGATTTTTTGCTGGCAATGagctgttttctgttttttttaaatatcaaggtctttttgttttcctgtAAATCGTATTCTTGAAATCCGAACAGACCCTGCAAACCTTAGCCAGTGTCTTATGTACCTGGTAAACAAAATTGGCGATCCAGTGACGTGGTACGCACATTTCCTGTGCAGGCATCagtaatagacgatttcagaaaatcccgggGCTCCTTGCgta
This genomic stretch from Ornithodoros turicata isolate Travis chromosome 9, ASM3712646v1, whole genome shotgun sequence harbors:
- the LOC135369028 gene encoding amiloride-sensitive sodium channel subunit delta-like — its product is MSAESLCQFRPGNCSKRHMMITYGVFHPSYDPELRDNGAYKPREIFNCSMTSPDPMCKPFNCLGSIKTTYYRPPTQLCYTINPSDVAKFQECPTPWNWELNFRVTWNPKHTMLFFDTRSLPIIIHSRSICPPEKLSAVTLQPGKSYILAVKQQQIERLPTPYKSHCTDYFAHGYFQEFQGYLTYDTCMQQCEMQLEMDICSCVRPAHEFSGSFGFKMCKIQESDACYRQLNESGKYQSCEGRCGLPCKETVYDVRVANVAEEPTTASM
- the LOC135368013 gene encoding small ribosomal subunit protein mS40-like, giving the protein MAAAMWKVRFLFRSAFSTNICRTTANSSFGLHSSTCNNRQILCPPLHDLACNPQKIGTFSKPYCTRPEETAENNAESEEETAPKHKQFVVHPPETSIRYLESKAYKDTYGSDPVWKNYRRNFKGQLLPRRTRARCIRNGVISTGSPCPLCRDEYLVVHHTNTKLLEQFISPYSGETISPNKTGVCRRRQFYLDLEIMRAKDLGLITFQVPFRHYNYEEYYPELKQKKQRETGNRPEE